From Mytilus edulis chromosome 8, xbMytEdul2.2, whole genome shotgun sequence, one genomic window encodes:
- the LOC139485198 gene encoding pirin-like isoform X4 yields the protein MLDEFKGDGKGGFPDHPHRGFETVSYIIKGGVQHEDFCGNKGTLDDGDVQWMTAGRGIVHSEILKKGITEHLQLWVNLAHKDKMIPPTYQDLKDKDIPRTKQNGVLVKVIAGESLGIKSSVFTRTPTMYLDFKLDKGAVLNQPIPTEWNAFIYTLSGKVCIGKEDSAVEYEPHHTVVLEQNGDHVRVENMNSEVVHFLLIAGQPLKEPIKKHGPFVMTTDEEIEQAIADYRNGRNGFEKALTWQSKYMKKQKKKT from the exons ATGTTAGATGAGTTCAAAGGTGATGGGAAAGGAGGGTTCCCTGATCATCCACACAGAGGATTTGAAACT GTGAGCTACATAATAAAGGGGGGTGTACAACATGAAGATTTCTGTGGAAACAAAGGTACACTAGATGATGGTGATGTTCAG tGGATGACAGCAGGTAGAGGAATTGTCCACAGCGAAATACTGAAGAAAGGTATAACAGAACATCTACAGTTGTGGGTTAATCTAGCTCATAAAGATAAAATGATACCTCCTACATACCAAGACTTGAAAGACAAAGATATCCCAAGGACAAAACAAAATGGTGTTCTTGTCAAGGTCATAGCTGGTGAATCATTAGGAATTAAG TCAAGTGTATTTACTAGAACTCCTACAATGTATTTAGACTTCAAGTTGGATAAAGGAGCTGTGTTAAACCAACCAATCCCTACAGAATGGAATGCTTTTATTTATACATTGTCAGGAAAAGTTTGTATAG GTAAGGAAGACAGTGCTGTAGAGTATGAACCTCATCATACAGTGGTGTTAGAACAGAATGGTGATCATGTTAGAGTGGAAAATAtg AATTCAGAAGTTGTTCATTTTCTGTTGATTGCAGGACAGCCTTTAAAGGAACCAATTAAAAAACatg GGCCATTTGTAATGACAACTGATGAGGAGATAGAACAAGCTATAGCAGACTATAGAAATGGAAGAAATGGATTTGAAAAAGCGCTGACTTGGCAATCAAAGTAtatgaaaaaacagaaaaagaaaacgtAA
- the LOC139485198 gene encoding pirin-like isoform X1, with amino-acid sequence MSARSVRKSVVSVEQDEGVGARVRRSIGRREIPNLDPFLMLDEFKGDGKGGFPDHPHRGFETVSYIIKGGVQHEDFCGNKGTLDDGDVQWMTAGRGIVHSEILKKGITEHLQLWVNLAHKDKMIPPTYQDLKDKDIPRTKQNGVLVKVIAGESLGIKSSVFTRTPTMYLDFKLDKGAVLNQPIPTEWNAFIYTLSGKVCIGKEDSAVEYEPHHTVVLEQNGDHVRVENMNSEVVHFLLIAGQPLKEPIKKHGPFVMTTDEEIEQAIADYRNGRNGFEKALTWQSKYMKKQKKKT; translated from the exons ATGTCAGCCCGTAGTGTCAGGAAATCTGTAGTCAGTGTGGAGCAGGATGAAGGAGTTGGTGCTAGAGTTAGGAGGAGTATTGGAAGAAGGGAG ATACCAAACTTAGATCCATTCTTGATGTTAGATGAGTTCAAAGGTGATGGGAAAGGAGGGTTCCCTGATCATCCACACAGAGGATTTGAAACT GTGAGCTACATAATAAAGGGGGGTGTACAACATGAAGATTTCTGTGGAAACAAAGGTACACTAGATGATGGTGATGTTCAG tGGATGACAGCAGGTAGAGGAATTGTCCACAGCGAAATACTGAAGAAAGGTATAACAGAACATCTACAGTTGTGGGTTAATCTAGCTCATAAAGATAAAATGATACCTCCTACATACCAAGACTTGAAAGACAAAGATATCCCAAGGACAAAACAAAATGGTGTTCTTGTCAAGGTCATAGCTGGTGAATCATTAGGAATTAAG TCAAGTGTATTTACTAGAACTCCTACAATGTATTTAGACTTCAAGTTGGATAAAGGAGCTGTGTTAAACCAACCAATCCCTACAGAATGGAATGCTTTTATTTATACATTGTCAGGAAAAGTTTGTATAG GTAAGGAAGACAGTGCTGTAGAGTATGAACCTCATCATACAGTGGTGTTAGAACAGAATGGTGATCATGTTAGAGTGGAAAATAtg AATTCAGAAGTTGTTCATTTTCTGTTGATTGCAGGACAGCCTTTAAAGGAACCAATTAAAAAACatg GGCCATTTGTAATGACAACTGATGAGGAGATAGAACAAGCTATAGCAGACTATAGAAATGGAAGAAATGGATTTGAAAAAGCGCTGACTTGGCAATCAAAGTAtatgaaaaaacagaaaaagaaaacgtAA
- the LOC139485198 gene encoding pirin-like isoform X2: MYLEKNLAVNLGHNISYIYIPNLDPFLMLDEFKGDGKGGFPDHPHRGFETVSYIIKGGVQHEDFCGNKGTLDDGDVQWMTAGRGIVHSEILKKGITEHLQLWVNLAHKDKMIPPTYQDLKDKDIPRTKQNGVLVKVIAGESLGIKSSVFTRTPTMYLDFKLDKGAVLNQPIPTEWNAFIYTLSGKVCIGKEDSAVEYEPHHTVVLEQNGDHVRVENMNSEVVHFLLIAGQPLKEPIKKHGPFVMTTDEEIEQAIADYRNGRNGFEKALTWQSKYMKKQKKKT; this comes from the exons ATGTATCTTGAAAAAAACCTGGCAGTGAATCTGGGacataatatatcatatatatat ATACCAAACTTAGATCCATTCTTGATGTTAGATGAGTTCAAAGGTGATGGGAAAGGAGGGTTCCCTGATCATCCACACAGAGGATTTGAAACT GTGAGCTACATAATAAAGGGGGGTGTACAACATGAAGATTTCTGTGGAAACAAAGGTACACTAGATGATGGTGATGTTCAG tGGATGACAGCAGGTAGAGGAATTGTCCACAGCGAAATACTGAAGAAAGGTATAACAGAACATCTACAGTTGTGGGTTAATCTAGCTCATAAAGATAAAATGATACCTCCTACATACCAAGACTTGAAAGACAAAGATATCCCAAGGACAAAACAAAATGGTGTTCTTGTCAAGGTCATAGCTGGTGAATCATTAGGAATTAAG TCAAGTGTATTTACTAGAACTCCTACAATGTATTTAGACTTCAAGTTGGATAAAGGAGCTGTGTTAAACCAACCAATCCCTACAGAATGGAATGCTTTTATTTATACATTGTCAGGAAAAGTTTGTATAG GTAAGGAAGACAGTGCTGTAGAGTATGAACCTCATCATACAGTGGTGTTAGAACAGAATGGTGATCATGTTAGAGTGGAAAATAtg AATTCAGAAGTTGTTCATTTTCTGTTGATTGCAGGACAGCCTTTAAAGGAACCAATTAAAAAACatg GGCCATTTGTAATGACAACTGATGAGGAGATAGAACAAGCTATAGCAGACTATAGAAATGGAAGAAATGGATTTGAAAAAGCGCTGACTTGGCAATCAAAGTAtatgaaaaaacagaaaaagaaaacgtAA
- the LOC139485198 gene encoding pirin-like isoform X3, with amino-acid sequence MSARSVRKSVVSVEQDEGVGARVRRSIGRREVSYIIKGGVQHEDFCGNKGTLDDGDVQWMTAGRGIVHSEILKKGITEHLQLWVNLAHKDKMIPPTYQDLKDKDIPRTKQNGVLVKVIAGESLGIKSSVFTRTPTMYLDFKLDKGAVLNQPIPTEWNAFIYTLSGKVCIGKEDSAVEYEPHHTVVLEQNGDHVRVENMNSEVVHFLLIAGQPLKEPIKKHGPFVMTTDEEIEQAIADYRNGRNGFEKALTWQSKYMKKQKKKT; translated from the exons ATGTCAGCCCGTAGTGTCAGGAAATCTGTAGTCAGTGTGGAGCAGGATGAAGGAGTTGGTGCTAGAGTTAGGAGGAGTATTGGAAGAAGGGAG GTGAGCTACATAATAAAGGGGGGTGTACAACATGAAGATTTCTGTGGAAACAAAGGTACACTAGATGATGGTGATGTTCAG tGGATGACAGCAGGTAGAGGAATTGTCCACAGCGAAATACTGAAGAAAGGTATAACAGAACATCTACAGTTGTGGGTTAATCTAGCTCATAAAGATAAAATGATACCTCCTACATACCAAGACTTGAAAGACAAAGATATCCCAAGGACAAAACAAAATGGTGTTCTTGTCAAGGTCATAGCTGGTGAATCATTAGGAATTAAG TCAAGTGTATTTACTAGAACTCCTACAATGTATTTAGACTTCAAGTTGGATAAAGGAGCTGTGTTAAACCAACCAATCCCTACAGAATGGAATGCTTTTATTTATACATTGTCAGGAAAAGTTTGTATAG GTAAGGAAGACAGTGCTGTAGAGTATGAACCTCATCATACAGTGGTGTTAGAACAGAATGGTGATCATGTTAGAGTGGAAAATAtg AATTCAGAAGTTGTTCATTTTCTGTTGATTGCAGGACAGCCTTTAAAGGAACCAATTAAAAAACatg GGCCATTTGTAATGACAACTGATGAGGAGATAGAACAAGCTATAGCAGACTATAGAAATGGAAGAAATGGATTTGAAAAAGCGCTGACTTGGCAATCAAAGTAtatgaaaaaacagaaaaagaaaacgtAA